Proteins co-encoded in one Anaerobaca lacustris genomic window:
- a CDS encoding HAD hydrolase-like protein, protein MKYRLIIFDFDGTLADTFGWFALTINKIAEKYHFRKVDPSEHDTVRGFDARAVLKYLGVPMWKIPLIAGHMRKLMSHDIHDIRLFEGIEGLLRRLASMGATLAVVSSNSRANIRHVLGAEVAALIAYYECGVSVFGKEAKLKKILRQSGIPPCETIYIGDEIRDCEAARDMGIAFGGASWGYTMPDALRARAGDDVFARIDDILDRIAG, encoded by the coding sequence GTGAAGTATCGACTCATCATATTCGATTTCGACGGAACCCTGGCCGACACGTTCGGCTGGTTCGCGCTGACGATCAACAAGATCGCCGAGAAGTACCATTTCCGGAAGGTCGATCCGAGCGAGCACGACACCGTCCGCGGCTTCGACGCCCGCGCCGTGCTCAAATACCTCGGCGTGCCCATGTGGAAGATTCCCCTGATCGCCGGCCACATGCGGAAGCTGATGTCGCACGACATCCACGATATCCGCCTGTTCGAGGGGATCGAGGGTCTGTTGCGGCGGCTGGCGTCGATGGGGGCGACGCTGGCGGTGGTCAGCTCGAACTCCCGCGCGAACATCCGCCACGTCCTCGGAGCGGAGGTCGCCGCCCTGATCGCGTATTATGAGTGCGGCGTCTCCGTCTTCGGCAAAGAGGCCAAGCTCAAGAAGATCCTTCGCCAGAGCGGCATCCCCCCCTGCGAGACGATCTACATCGGCGACGAAATCCGCGACTGCGAGGCGGCCAGGGACATGGGCATCGCGTTCGGCGGTGCGAGCTGGGGCTACACGATGCCCGATGCGCTGCGGGCCCGTGCGGGGGACGACGTCTTCGCCCGCATCGACGACATCCTCGACCGCATCGCGGGCTGA
- the rnr gene encoding ribonuclease R, whose amino-acid sequence MHDVLKNHILQLLQKDATPRNLAHLAEELGVGGSLRGAFREAVESLGAEGRVILGPRNTIALPSLSSEVTGVFRANARGYGFVSPQQFGDEGDVFIPAKATGSAMTGDRVVAQVTRGSKADPDRLTGRIVKVLDRAHATVVGTLRQEQDRWQVRLDGGDFLRPIEIEGLDTRTVRHGDKVAVTIRTYPTRSEAATGTIREVLGRPGRFDAETSAIIRRHGLSEEFEPSALVEASNARENFRPQQSQGRRDITDALVVTIDPPDAQDFDDAISLTRTRQGGWHLGVHIADVSHFVPAGSALDRYARQRGNSVYLPGRTLPMLPEMLSNEICSLQPGKRRYTKSVYLTYNKDGQMQSVRFANTMIESKARLSYPQADAALKGHTGGLADDVVALLGEMDTLAHLIEKRRRRAGMLQLKMPETEVVTDESGQVVGVRPADTSYPHTIIEMFMVEANVAVATLLDRYCLPFMRRVHPEPDGKVLNRLSQTLRLLGVTLSRRPQRGDLQALLDQVQGSRMSLPVNLLVLRSLAKATYAPASIGHYALAASKYCHFTSPIRRYADLIVHRALQAYLTGQLDRARRQYTFPELAAIGEHITETEQTADEAEQELKTILILGLLQGKVGSVVDGVVVSLTRFGAAVHLPEYGVEGLIPCEALGPDRWRFDEQSQCLVGRHTGAIVRLAQPVRVRIVSVAPAGGQLDLAPAVDLVRKASQRDLPQRPRRAGSANRRRGRRKPHA is encoded by the coding sequence ATGCACGACGTCCTGAAGAACCATATTCTTCAACTGCTCCAGAAGGATGCGACGCCGCGAAACCTCGCGCACCTGGCCGAAGAGCTGGGCGTCGGCGGGTCGCTGCGAGGGGCCTTCCGCGAGGCAGTCGAATCGCTCGGTGCCGAAGGCCGCGTGATCCTGGGCCCGCGAAACACGATCGCCCTGCCGTCGCTGTCGAGCGAGGTCACGGGGGTCTTCCGGGCCAACGCGCGCGGCTATGGGTTCGTCAGTCCGCAGCAGTTCGGCGACGAAGGCGACGTGTTCATCCCTGCCAAGGCCACCGGCAGCGCCATGACGGGCGACCGCGTCGTCGCGCAGGTGACACGCGGCTCGAAGGCAGACCCAGACCGCCTGACCGGCCGGATCGTCAAGGTGCTTGACCGGGCACACGCGACGGTCGTCGGGACGCTGCGGCAGGAGCAGGACCGCTGGCAGGTGCGCCTCGACGGCGGCGATTTCCTCCGCCCGATCGAAATCGAAGGCCTCGACACCCGAACCGTCCGACACGGGGACAAGGTCGCGGTGACGATTCGCACGTATCCGACGCGCAGCGAGGCGGCCACCGGCACGATCCGCGAGGTGTTGGGCCGCCCCGGCCGCTTCGACGCCGAGACCTCGGCGATCATCCGCCGCCACGGCCTGTCTGAGGAGTTCGAGCCCAGCGCCCTGGTCGAGGCGAGCAACGCGCGCGAGAACTTCCGGCCGCAGCAATCGCAGGGACGCAGGGACATCACCGACGCTCTGGTCGTCACGATCGACCCGCCGGACGCCCAGGATTTCGACGACGCGATCAGCCTGACCCGCACCCGGCAAGGCGGCTGGCATCTGGGGGTGCACATCGCCGACGTAAGCCATTTCGTGCCGGCCGGCTCGGCCCTCGATCGCTACGCCCGCCAACGCGGCAACAGCGTCTATCTGCCCGGCCGTACCCTGCCCATGCTGCCGGAGATGCTCAGCAACGAGATCTGCTCGCTCCAGCCGGGCAAGCGAAGGTACACCAAGAGCGTGTACCTGACCTATAACAAGGACGGGCAGATGCAGTCGGTCCGCTTCGCCAACACGATGATCGAGTCGAAGGCCCGCCTGAGCTATCCGCAGGCCGATGCGGCGCTCAAAGGCCACACGGGCGGCCTGGCCGACGACGTCGTGGCCCTGCTGGGCGAGATGGACACCCTGGCCCACCTCATCGAGAAGCGACGCCGACGGGCGGGGATGCTGCAACTGAAGATGCCCGAGACCGAGGTCGTGACGGACGAGTCGGGCCAAGTCGTCGGTGTCCGCCCGGCCGATACGAGCTATCCGCACACGATCATCGAGATGTTCATGGTCGAGGCCAACGTGGCGGTGGCGACCCTGCTGGATCGCTACTGCCTCCCGTTCATGCGTCGGGTCCATCCCGAGCCGGACGGCAAGGTCCTCAACCGGCTCAGTCAGACGTTGCGTCTGCTGGGCGTGACGCTGTCGCGCCGGCCCCAGCGAGGCGACCTGCAGGCCCTGCTCGACCAGGTGCAGGGCAGCCGGATGTCGCTGCCGGTCAATCTGCTGGTCCTGCGCAGCCTGGCCAAGGCCACCTACGCCCCCGCCAGCATCGGGCATTACGCCCTAGCCGCGTCGAAATACTGTCATTTCACCAGCCCCATCCGCCGCTACGCCGATCTGATCGTCCATCGGGCACTCCAGGCGTATCTGACTGGCCAGTTGGACCGGGCCCGACGGCAATACACATTTCCTGAATTGGCGGCCATCGGCGAACACATTACCGAAACCGAGCAGACGGCCGACGAGGCCGAGCAGGAGCTCAAGACGATCCTCATCCTTGGCCTGTTGCAGGGGAAGGTCGGCAGCGTCGTCGACGGCGTCGTCGTATCGCTGACGCGTTTCGGGGCGGCGGTGCACCTGCCTGAGTACGGTGTCGAGGGCCTGATTCCATGCGAAGCGCTGGGACCGGACCGTTGGCGGTTCGACGAGCAGAGCCAGTGCCTGGTAGGCCGGCACACAGGGGCGATCGTACGGCTGGCTCAGCCGGTCCGCGTGCGAATCGTCTCCGTGGCCCCTGCCGGAGGCCAGCTCGATCTGGCCCCCGCCGTCGATCTGGTCCGCAAGGCTTCCCAGCGAGACCTGCCACAGAGGCCCCGTCGTGCGGGCAGCGCGAACCGCCGGAGAGGAAGACGCAAACCACACGCCTGA